The following proteins are co-located in the Streptomyces sp. NBC_00435 genome:
- a CDS encoding RNase A-like domain-containing protein, with translation MSRVIRVSLCPSVFDTISSFPDVESAQKYTQYCIRQNTAEIQDWLKNPPPSPASRSFQVSSVPLEGPLQGNAVTGRTSEKASASYAGPVHDAHGVSTRIKYDPNLNPPFVVLTSMPE, from the coding sequence ATGTCGCGCGTGATCCGGGTGTCGCTGTGCCCGAGCGTGTTCGACACGATTTCCAGCTTCCCCGACGTGGAATCGGCTCAAAAGTACACCCAGTACTGCATCCGCCAGAACACGGCTGAGATCCAGGACTGGCTGAAGAATCCGCCGCCCAGCCCCGCTTCGAGATCGTTCCAGGTGTCGTCGGTACCGCTGGAAGGCCCACTTCAAGGAAACGCGGTAACAGGCCGGACCTCGGAGAAGGCGAGCGCGTCCTATGCAGGACCCGTCCACGATGCCCATGGCGTGAGCACTCGAATCAAGTACGACCCGAACCTCAACCCGCCGTTCGTCGTCCTCACGTCGATGCCGGAATAA
- a CDS encoding NB-ARC domain-containing protein: MATREGGSVEELAALAAAAAAQFVGLAVSDGWESAKGRVARFLGRRGEGVEPVVEGGAEPARGAELAAVDELAGAGQDAWPEGLLRVLLERPGAETELRTLLGELGGLAQPGGPPGVVVNSGSQYGLYQGAVIHGGVNYHVPAAKPVEVPDEIPALRTRFHNRTGELAEIDGLIPEGADHVSVLLLGGAPGVGKTATATRWAHASRSRFPDGQLYVDFAALRGPAGGGDVSAAVGMCLRSLGVEEEYLPHSLAERTRLYRQRSAGRRMLLMLDDVSDPAQVRALIPRGAGSALVVTSSSARLTELFADGARPLDLEPLTTASALLILADRCGERAIAAEPGAAERLVALCGGLPVALHIVAARLLTTRRLTLADLAAELADDSRRLSAMSLRGESTVSVSAVFDSAYRQLGPSEARLYRRLGRLPCRSFDAGTAAAAADLGAEETLELLDVLQDARLLEYGQQRYRMHDLVRLHARERAEAEEGPGSHRELVERVARSYVVRVGHADRAVRAERLRIADFDPGPEPSPFRGGGAGREEALEWLEAERAGIVAVLREASGLGLRTPVWQLAEGFTALFLYRRHLGDWRESLELGAAAAAEDLVPAAEARLRSMLSRPLMDLGELAQARTELEKAVACAEVADRTVLRASVMEFLGRYRDRVEPSRAIEAYERSLELNTEAGEARGAAIALLFLGCAQDAAGDPARALETLTRARETFLAGAEPDWRMAARAGIALGRAHDHLGDGARAAAELREAVRLLAREGAAHYEAEALLALADLAERPGGDRTDLAADLARALEIHEAGGSPLARSLRERLRALEP; the protein is encoded by the coding sequence GTGGCGACGCGTGAGGGGGGCTCTGTGGAGGAGTTGGCGGCGCTTGCCGCGGCGGCGGCCGCGCAGTTCGTGGGGCTGGCGGTCTCCGACGGCTGGGAGTCGGCCAAGGGCCGGGTGGCACGTTTCCTCGGCCGCCGCGGGGAAGGCGTCGAGCCGGTCGTCGAGGGCGGCGCGGAGCCAGCACGAGGAGCGGAGCTCGCGGCGGTCGACGAGCTCGCCGGAGCCGGTCAGGACGCGTGGCCTGAGGGGCTGCTCCGCGTGCTCCTGGAGCGGCCCGGCGCCGAGACGGAGCTGCGGACGCTGCTCGGCGAGCTCGGTGGCCTCGCCCAACCCGGTGGACCGCCGGGGGTGGTGGTCAACTCCGGTTCGCAGTACGGGCTGTACCAGGGAGCCGTGATCCACGGCGGGGTCAACTACCACGTCCCGGCGGCCAAGCCCGTCGAGGTGCCCGACGAGATCCCCGCGCTGCGCACGCGTTTCCACAACCGCACCGGCGAACTGGCTGAGATCGACGGGCTGATCCCCGAAGGCGCCGACCACGTCAGCGTCCTCCTGCTGGGCGGAGCGCCCGGCGTCGGGAAGACCGCGACGGCGACCCGCTGGGCGCACGCCTCGCGTTCGCGCTTCCCGGACGGGCAGCTCTACGTGGACTTCGCCGCGCTGCGCGGTCCGGCCGGCGGCGGCGACGTCTCGGCCGCCGTCGGGATGTGCCTGCGGTCCCTGGGGGTCGAGGAGGAGTACCTCCCGCACTCGCTGGCCGAGCGCACCCGGCTGTACCGGCAGCGGTCCGCGGGCCGCCGGATGCTGCTCATGCTCGACGACGTCAGCGACCCCGCGCAGGTCAGGGCGCTGATCCCGCGGGGCGCTGGCAGCGCGCTGGTGGTCACGAGCAGCAGCGCCCGGCTCACGGAGCTGTTCGCCGACGGGGCCCGCCCGCTGGACCTGGAACCGCTGACCACGGCGAGCGCGCTGCTGATCCTCGCCGACCGCTGCGGTGAGCGGGCGATCGCCGCCGAGCCCGGGGCGGCCGAACGGCTCGTCGCCCTGTGCGGCGGACTGCCCGTGGCCCTGCACATCGTGGCGGCCCGGCTGCTGACCACCCGCCGGCTGACCCTGGCGGACCTCGCCGCGGAGCTGGCCGACGATTCCCGCAGGCTGTCAGCGATGTCCCTCCGAGGGGAGAGCACGGTGTCCGTCTCCGCCGTCTTCGATTCCGCCTACCGTCAACTGGGGCCCTCGGAAGCCAGGTTGTACCGGCGGCTGGGCCGGCTGCCCTGCCGGAGCTTCGACGCGGGCACGGCCGCCGCCGCCGCGGACCTGGGCGCGGAGGAGACCCTGGAGCTGCTCGACGTACTCCAGGACGCCCGGCTCCTGGAGTACGGACAGCAGCGCTACCGGATGCACGACCTCGTACGGCTGCACGCGCGCGAGCGCGCCGAGGCGGAGGAGGGCCCGGGCAGCCACCGGGAGCTCGTGGAGCGGGTCGCGCGGAGCTACGTCGTACGCGTCGGCCACGCCGACCGGGCCGTACGCGCCGAGCGGCTGCGGATCGCCGACTTCGACCCCGGGCCGGAGCCGAGCCCCTTCCGCGGGGGCGGCGCCGGCCGCGAGGAGGCGCTGGAGTGGCTGGAGGCGGAGCGGGCCGGGATCGTCGCGGTCCTGCGCGAGGCCTCCGGACTCGGGCTGCGCACGCCCGTGTGGCAGCTCGCGGAGGGCTTCACCGCGCTCTTCCTGTACCGCCGCCACCTCGGGGACTGGCGCGAGTCGCTCGAACTGGGCGCCGCGGCCGCCGCCGAGGACCTCGTACCGGCCGCCGAGGCGCGGCTGCGGAGCATGCTGTCGCGGCCGCTGATGGACCTGGGCGAGCTCGCGCAGGCGCGTACGGAGCTGGAGAAGGCGGTGGCCTGCGCCGAGGTGGCCGACCGGACCGTGCTGCGGGCCTCCGTCATGGAGTTCCTCGGCCGCTACCGGGACCGCGTCGAGCCGTCCCGCGCCATCGAGGCGTACGAGCGCTCGCTGGAGTTGAACACCGAGGCCGGCGAGGCCCGGGGCGCGGCCATCGCCCTGCTCTTCCTCGGCTGCGCGCAGGACGCCGCCGGGGATCCGGCCCGGGCGCTGGAGACCCTGACCCGGGCGAGGGAGACCTTCCTCGCCGGGGCGGAGCCGGATTGGCGGATGGCGGCCCGGGCGGGCATCGCACTGGGCCGGGCCCACGACCACCTCGGCGACGGAGCGCGGGCGGCGGCCGAACTGCGCGAGGCCGTACGGCTCCTCGCGCGGGAGGGGGCCGCGCACTACGAGGCCGAGGCGCTGCTGGCCCTGGCGGACCTCGCGGAGCGGCCGGGCGGCGACCGGACGGACCTCGCGGCGGACCTGGCACGGGCACTGGAGATCCACGAGGCGGGCGGCAGCCCGCTCGCCCGGTCGCTACGGGAGCGGCTGCGCGCCCTGGAGCCGTAG
- a CDS encoding DNA polymerase III subunit delta', with amino-acid sequence MPVWDDLVGQERVQTQLAAAALDADALVTAIEAGVAAPAASKMTHAWLFTGPPGSGRATAARAFAAALQCTSPDRALGGAPGCGFCDGCHTTVIGTHADVEIVRTDQLSIGVKDTRALVRRAQLSPAVGRWQVIVLEDADRLTEGAGNVLLKAVEEPAPRTVWLLCAPSLEDVLPTIRSRCRHLTLRTPPVSAVAEVLVRRDGIEPAVAQAAARATQGHIGRARRLATDEAARSRRATVLKLPMRVDDVGGCLKAAQELVDAAAEDAKQVAEEVDVKETEELRAALGAGAGTGGRMPRGTAGVMKELEDRQKRRRTRTQRDTLDLALTDLTGFYRDVLALQLGSSLAIANEEIRHDLDRIARESGPERTLRRIEAIIACRQALDRNVAPLLAVEAMTMSLRAG; translated from the coding sequence ATGCCCGTATGGGACGACCTGGTGGGACAGGAGCGGGTCCAGACGCAGCTGGCCGCCGCCGCCCTCGACGCCGACGCCCTGGTCACCGCCATCGAGGCGGGGGTCGCGGCGCCGGCCGCCTCGAAGATGACGCACGCCTGGCTGTTCACCGGCCCCCCCGGATCCGGACGGGCAACGGCCGCCCGGGCCTTCGCGGCCGCTCTCCAGTGCACCAGCCCCGACCGGGCCCTCGGCGGTGCGCCGGGCTGCGGTTTCTGCGACGGCTGCCACACCACCGTGATCGGCACGCACGCCGATGTGGAGATCGTGCGTACCGATCAGCTGTCCATCGGCGTCAAGGACACCCGGGCCCTGGTCCGCCGGGCGCAGCTCTCGCCGGCCGTCGGGCGCTGGCAGGTCATCGTCCTGGAGGACGCCGACCGGCTGACGGAGGGCGCGGGCAACGTGCTGCTCAAGGCCGTGGAGGAGCCCGCGCCGCGGACCGTGTGGCTGCTGTGCGCTCCCTCGCTGGAGGACGTGCTGCCCACCATCCGCTCCCGCTGCCGGCACCTGACGCTGCGCACCCCGCCGGTTTCCGCCGTCGCCGAGGTGCTGGTCCGGCGCGACGGCATCGAGCCGGCCGTCGCGCAGGCCGCCGCCCGGGCGACCCAGGGGCACATCGGCCGGGCCCGTCGGCTCGCCACCGACGAGGCGGCCCGCTCCCGGCGGGCCACCGTGCTCAAGCTGCCGATGCGCGTGGACGACGTGGGCGGCTGCCTCAAGGCGGCGCAGGAGCTGGTGGACGCCGCCGCCGAGGATGCCAAGCAGGTCGCGGAAGAGGTCGACGTCAAGGAGACCGAGGAGCTGAGGGCCGCGCTCGGCGCCGGAGCCGGTACGGGCGGGCGGATGCCGCGCGGCACGGCGGGCGTGATGAAGGAGCTGGAGGACCGGCAGAAGCGGCGGCGCACGCGTACGCAGCGCGACACCCTCGACCTGGCGCTGACCGACCTCACCGGCTTCTACCGGGACGTACTGGCCTTGCAGCTCGGCTCCTCGCTGGCCATCGCGAACGAGGAGATACGGCACGACCTGGACCGGATCGCCCGCGAGTCGGGCCCCGAGCGCACCTTGCGGCGCATCGAGGCGATCATCGCGTGCCGGCAGGCCCTGGACCGCAATGTGGCCCCGCTGCTCGCGGTCGAGGCGATGACGATGTCCCTGCGGGCGGGCTGA
- a CDS encoding alpha/beta hydrolase, giving the protein MDTSRLLRTTGTVIAAAGLLLSGCTSGGSGGPRAAASSSGGSAAPSAASTGIPAALRPYYDQKLSWRECGVPGFDCTTMKAPLDYENPGSGDIDIAVARRKATDPSKRLGSLVVNPGGPGGSGIGYLQAYAGIGYPAPVRAAYDMVSFDPRGVDRSSPVECLTGPAMDKYTQVDQTPDTPAEQVLLVASFKEFAAACQAHSQRILPHVSTVDAARDMDVLRAALGDEKLSYVGASYGTFLGATYADLFPGRVGRLVLDGAMDPSRPALELNRDQTAGFETAFRAFAADCAKQPDCPLGQGTPEAVAERLKEFFRKVDAQPVPTTDRARPALGESLATTGVIAALYDENSWPQLREALTSAIKDNDGNGLLALADSYYEREPDGRYANLMAANAAVNCLDQPPAFDGPGGVEKAVPSFEKASPVFGPGLAWASLNCTYWPTKATGTARALNAKGASPIVVVGTTRDPATPYKWAQALAAQLDSGVLLTYDGDGHTAYGRGSDCIDSAINRYLLQGAAPNDGKKC; this is encoded by the coding sequence ATGGACACCAGCCGCCTGCTGCGCACCACCGGAACCGTGATCGCCGCTGCGGGGCTACTGCTCTCCGGGTGCACGTCGGGCGGTTCGGGAGGACCCCGCGCCGCCGCGTCGTCCAGCGGGGGTTCCGCCGCGCCGTCGGCCGCGTCGACCGGGATCCCGGCCGCGCTGCGCCCGTACTACGACCAGAAGCTGAGCTGGCGCGAGTGCGGTGTCCCCGGCTTCGACTGCACCACCATGAAGGCCCCGCTGGACTACGAGAACCCCGGGTCCGGCGACATCGACATCGCGGTGGCCCGCCGCAAGGCCACTGACCCCTCCAAGCGGCTCGGCTCGCTGGTGGTGAACCCGGGAGGCCCGGGCGGCTCCGGCATCGGGTACCTCCAGGCGTACGCGGGCATCGGATACCCGGCGCCGGTCCGCGCCGCGTACGACATGGTCTCCTTCGACCCGCGCGGGGTGGACCGCAGCAGCCCGGTGGAATGTCTGACCGGCCCGGCCATGGACAAGTACACGCAGGTGGACCAGACCCCGGACACCCCGGCGGAGCAGGTCCTGCTGGTGGCTTCCTTCAAGGAGTTCGCGGCGGCCTGCCAGGCGCACTCGCAGCGGATCCTGCCGCACGTGTCCACGGTCGACGCCGCCCGGGACATGGACGTGCTGCGTGCGGCGCTGGGGGACGAGAAGCTGAGTTACGTCGGAGCCTCGTACGGCACCTTCCTCGGCGCGACGTACGCCGACCTCTTCCCGGGCCGGGTCGGCCGGCTGGTCCTGGACGGGGCGATGGATCCGTCCCGCCCCGCGCTCGAACTGAACCGGGACCAGACCGCGGGCTTCGAGACGGCCTTCCGCGCCTTCGCGGCGGACTGCGCGAAGCAGCCCGACTGCCCGCTCGGCCAGGGCACCCCGGAAGCGGTGGCGGAGCGCCTGAAGGAGTTCTTCCGCAAGGTCGACGCCCAGCCGGTGCCCACCACCGACCGGGCCCGCCCGGCCCTCGGAGAGTCCCTGGCGACGACCGGGGTGATCGCCGCGCTGTACGACGAGAACTCCTGGCCGCAGCTGCGCGAGGCGCTCACCTCCGCGATCAAGGACAACGACGGCAATGGCCTGCTGGCGCTCGCCGACAGCTACTACGAGCGCGAGCCGGACGGCAGGTACGCCAACCTCATGGCCGCGAACGCCGCCGTGAACTGCCTCGACCAGCCGCCGGCCTTCGACGGCCCTGGAGGCGTCGAGAAGGCGGTGCCCTCCTTCGAGAAGGCCTCCCCGGTCTTCGGCCCGGGCCTCGCCTGGGCCTCGCTGAACTGCACGTACTGGCCGACGAAGGCCACTGGCACGGCCCGCGCGCTGAACGCGAAGGGTGCCTCGCCCATCGTGGTGGTCGGCACCACGCGCGACCCGGCGACCCCGTACAAGTGGGCCCAGGCCCTGGCCGCCCAGCTCGACTCGGGTGTCCTGCTGACCTACGACGGCGACGGCCACACGGCGTACGGCCGCGGCAGCGACTGCATCGACTCGGCGATCAACCGCTACCTCCTGCAGGGCGCCGCGCCGAACGACGGCAAGAAGTGCTGA